One Psychrobacillus glaciei genomic region harbors:
- a CDS encoding DUF4003 family protein has product MTINQKIEHTFNALKKVVGWGVDKRVTLSLAGYYVILGKEFDESRFKEIESYIKKKASIFSPLRSHLHPLFVATIDAGGQESIQAVDLLLEKVEALKKSSFKVNSYTYLAALLMTDGKEAWPNEVNRAKQLMQDMKKHHRFLTSTDDYPYAMFLGKLNGDTAVRAESMNRYYQELRNHKFYSGNELQWMSQVLTYTNASYEEDLISRVLIIRDGLKSVKIKTSAAQYPMIGFMAVLKMNEDQLNDIVSTYQSLISMKLFSWYKESALPIALGWEMRSSKDAYTTAAISMATSLEMLLQAQQAMMVSTIAATSAATSSSNSN; this is encoded by the coding sequence ATGACAATCAATCAAAAAATTGAACATACATTTAATGCTTTAAAAAAAGTAGTAGGCTGGGGTGTAGATAAGCGAGTTACTTTATCACTTGCAGGCTATTACGTAATTCTAGGTAAAGAGTTTGATGAAAGCAGATTTAAGGAAATAGAATCTTATATTAAAAAGAAAGCAAGCATATTTTCTCCATTGCGCTCTCATTTGCATCCTCTTTTTGTTGCTACAATAGATGCTGGTGGTCAAGAATCTATTCAAGCGGTTGATCTTTTATTGGAGAAAGTAGAGGCTTTAAAAAAGTCTTCCTTTAAAGTGAATAGCTATACTTATTTAGCGGCATTACTAATGACAGATGGTAAAGAGGCTTGGCCAAACGAGGTAAATCGAGCAAAACAGCTAATGCAGGACATGAAAAAACATCATCGTTTTTTAACGTCTACGGATGATTATCCATATGCCATGTTTTTAGGGAAACTGAATGGTGACACTGCAGTTCGTGCTGAATCGATGAATCGTTACTATCAAGAACTTCGAAATCATAAGTTTTATTCGGGAAATGAATTACAGTGGATGTCGCAAGTGTTAACGTATACAAATGCAAGTTACGAGGAAGATTTGATATCAAGGGTATTGATCATTCGAGATGGTTTAAAAAGCGTCAAGATAAAAACTTCTGCAGCCCAGTATCCAATGATTGGATTTATGGCAGTATTGAAAATGAATGAAGACCAATTAAATGACATCGTTTCCACTTATCAATCCCTGATAAGTATGAAATTATTTTCTTGGTACAAAGAAAGTGCACTGCCTATTGCACTTGGTTGGGAAATGAGATCATCAAAAGATGCTTATACAACAGCGGCTATTTCAATGGCGACATCTCTGGAAATGCTTCTCCAGGCACAACAAGCGATGATGGTATCGACAATAGCGGCAACTAGTGCTGCGACGTCATCTTCCAACTCTAACTAA
- the rluF gene encoding 23S rRNA pseudouridine(2604) synthase RluF → MRINKFLSESGIISRRGADKWITEGRVTINGKIAELGSKVEAGDDVKVDGNPIVVEQPLIYLVLNKPVGITSTTERHVKGNIVDFVNHPLRIFHIGRLDKDSDGLILLTNDGDIVNEILRAENKHEKEYIVTVNEQITDSFLEKMASGINILGTKTLPCKVKKIGPKTFNITLTQGLNRQIRRMCSALGFTVKRLQRKRIMNITLEGLAIGQWRELTELEKKELFTTLNYSPKRK, encoded by the coding sequence ATGCGCATTAACAAATTTCTAAGTGAATCTGGAATTATTTCTAGACGAGGTGCAGATAAATGGATTACAGAAGGAAGAGTCACCATTAACGGTAAAATTGCTGAGCTAGGGAGCAAAGTTGAGGCGGGAGATGACGTTAAAGTAGATGGTAACCCGATTGTAGTTGAACAACCTTTAATTTATCTTGTGCTGAATAAACCAGTTGGTATTACCAGTACAACAGAACGGCATGTAAAAGGAAATATTGTCGATTTTGTCAATCATCCACTACGTATTTTCCATATCGGTCGATTGGATAAAGACTCGGATGGGCTAATTTTATTAACAAACGACGGGGATATTGTTAATGAAATACTACGTGCGGAAAATAAACATGAAAAAGAATATATCGTTACAGTCAACGAACAAATCACAGATTCCTTTCTAGAAAAAATGGCTTCGGGAATAAATATTTTAGGCACGAAAACACTTCCTTGCAAAGTGAAAAAGATAGGACCAAAAACTTTCAATATTACACTTACGCAAGGACTAAACAGACAAATTAGAAGAATGTGTTCCGCTCTTGGATTCACTGTGAAAAGACTTCAACGCAAGCGTATTATGAATATTACATTAGAAGGCCTTGCTATCGGACAATGGAGAGAATTAACCGAATTAGAGAAAAAAGAATTGTTCACTACGCTTAATTATTCACCAAAAAGGAAATAG
- a CDS encoding acyl-CoA thioesterase: MMKTNPMSQSRTIQTHLILPPDTNHHQTIFGGKVLAYIDEIAAISSMKHAQGEVVTASIDSVDFLSSAKVGDVLELDAVVSSTGRSSMEVYVRVTSTNLITGEVKLTTESYVTMVAIDKNGKSVPIPGIHPETDEEKRLFETGPARRAHRKQRLEMKY, encoded by the coding sequence ATGATGAAAACAAACCCCATGAGTCAGTCCAGAACAATTCAAACCCACCTAATCCTTCCACCAGATACAAACCATCATCAAACGATTTTTGGAGGTAAAGTACTTGCTTATATAGATGAAATAGCAGCCATTTCATCTATGAAGCATGCGCAAGGTGAGGTAGTAACAGCATCTATCGATTCCGTAGATTTTCTTTCTTCTGCAAAAGTGGGAGATGTCCTTGAGTTAGATGCGGTCGTTTCATCCACTGGTCGTTCATCTATGGAGGTCTATGTTCGTGTAACATCGACGAACCTAATAACAGGGGAAGTAAAACTAACGACAGAGTCCTATGTAACAATGGTTGCAATAGATAAAAATGGAAAGTCTGTTCCTATACCAGGTATTCATCCCGAAACCGATGAAGAAAAACGATTATTTGAAACAGGTCCCGCTAGACGAGCTCATCGTAAACAAAGATTAGAGATGAAATACTAA